The genome window tccagcgacgccgccctACTCGGTGATCTGTCGCACCGTCTTGCCGCGGTACTGCTggctctgcagcaccttcgtgcgcttcagctcctcgcgctccgcGGCGATCTTCACCTCTTCCTGCTTCGCAAGGTGCGCGCGGTACTCCACGATCTTGCTGCGGCGGTTCAGGTTGccgtcctccacctcctccgcgggGTGCACGAACTCGATGCCCGCCtggtgcagcgcgtcctCCGTCGGCCCGAACAtctccagcgcctgcgccatcTTGTCCTTCAGcatctccagctcctcctccacctgcgcgcgcagcttgTACAGCTCCTTCTTCATGTCCGAGTGCTTCTTCGCGTTCGGGTCGAACGTCTCGATCGCGAACTCCAGCTGGATGTGCGTCGTCCGGATCTGGCGGTCGATCTCCTCcagccgcttctccttcttgTACACAAGCTGCCCGAGAGTCTTGTACAGCCGCCGGAACGCCTCCAGGTACTCCTGGTGcacctgcagccgcagctccgccagctcctcgccCGTCTTGTCGTGCCGCGTCTTgatcgcgctgcagctctccGCCACGAGCTCCTCCACcatgccgctgcaccgcagcgcaaGGTCGCAGTTGTACACGgacagctccagcagcttcttGTGCTGCCCGCACACGTCCAGGAACTGCTGGTACtccacgcggcgccgctcctcgcggTCGTTCTCCTCGATCCgccgcttcacctcctcgAAGCGCTCCGTCCCcagacgctgcagcgcgcgctccagctcctggATCTTGCGCCACGCCTCTTCCTGCCGCTCCACGTTCTCCGCGATCAGCtgctcgctcttctccttctgcGTCGCGTAACGcttcagcgcctcggcgtcctcAAGGTCCGCCTTCTGGATCGCGTCGTGCAGGCTGCGCAGGTCGTCCTCGCACCGCCCCTTCAGCCGCCGCTTCCCGTCCTTCAGCGCAGCAGTCTCCTGGAACGCGCGCTTCTGCGTGTCCGCGATCCGGTCGAAGCTCTTGTTCTCGTCCTCCGTCTGCCCAATGATCCGGAACTTGTCCGCCACGAGCTCCACGaggtgctccagcagctgcgccttgaTGTAGTACTGCTCCTCCGCGATCGCCATCTCGCCGTCCGCAATAGCAACGTCGCGGATCTCGCACGCCTTCTCGATCgaggcgagctgcgccgcgatcTGGTCCTCGTTGCCCTGCAGCGCGTTCTGCACAACAGTCACGTTCATGCAGTCCTCCAGGCTCTTCAGCACAGGCACCGGCACCTTCGCCAGGTCCGACGCATCCAGCTGTgactgccgcagctcctcctccgccttctccatcttCACAANNNNNNNNNNNNNNNNNNNNNNNNNNNNNNNNNNNNNNNNNNNNNNNNNNNNNNNNNNNNNNNNNNNNNNNNNNNNNNNNNNNNNNNNNNNNNNNNNNNNCAACCGCTGTGGGCCGTTCTGCCTGTAGCAGAAtagtaaaaaaaaagaagagcaccCCAAAGCGTGTGTGGCAGCGAGGCATCGgtcaccagcgccgccccaCCCTCGGCCTCAacggacgcggcggcgctacGGGGCAGTTCTGCAGCACCTGTTGCATCCAACACCCGATCCCAAACTCTTAAAACGAAGTCCCCTCTCTCCCAGCCCAGCGCGTGtcttggggggggggtcacGGTTGAGCTGCGGCAGTCGGTCACACGCTTGCTTGATGGTAAAGCCGTCATCCAACGCCTGGATTGCAAGGACCCTGGGACCCGCACAGATGTTTTGAAGCCCGAAGCGCCACTCCGGCCCCCGTCACGTCTTCCCGGCGGGTCGCATCGCGCACATGACGAATCGACCGCTAGCACATCGAAAATGCGTGCTGAGTGACGTCCAAAGTCGACGCCGCCAAGTCCGCCCTCGCGGTCACCAGCTCGGCGTTCAAGCGAGCCTGCCTGATCGAGTACGCTCTCTCGGCGTCGGCCATCTTGCAGAGGGCTTGCCtcgcacacccacccacccctaTGCTCGATGCAGTCCGCTCAAGGCTTGCAAAACCTGGCCACGATGCTGGCAGTCCCCCGCAAGAGGCTCCGTCGCCACCTGGAATGCAGATGCGGGTGGCGCGTTGTGACCGTGCTTCCATGGTGTCATAGGGAAAGCCACTGCACCTGCTCATCTGGAGCACACCGAGTGCGGACGGCCCCGCTGAGCGGCATTGGTCATGCGTTCGGATATAAAGGCCGCTTCGTTCTGCACACGCAGCTCGCGCCGACTGCCCTCCGCATGACGGCGTTCGAGGGATGTCCGCTGTGCGTCGTCGACGCTGGCTCAGTGGCCGATCATccgctgcatgcgcgtgcgggaGCAACACGTCTCGCGCAAAAATGCCGACAGTGCCTCTGTCGCTTGACCTTAATCGTCCATCGAACGTGCGGCTGTTGAACTCGCCCGGCTTTCCTCCCGCACCGGCCACCAGAAGAGTGGATTCGCTCACGCATACGGTGGCTTCATAACGTGACATCGCACTCGTCTCAGACCTGCGTGTGATGGTCGCCCCGTGAGCGTCCTGGCTGCTGTTAGGCATTCTCCAGTATGTGATGCAGCACTGCGTCTCACCACGTCAGGCATCGGGCATATGCTGAGCCAGTGGCTCTTGGTAAGGGGCGCAGTGCGGTGGGCATGGGGCTGGTGGGCGAAGCTATGGCGgcatggtggtggtgttggggggatcggcgtgtgcgtgttatGAGCGGGACTGGCAgagacagagcgagagacatCGCGATAGTGCAGCAGGCCAAGTCGTGCCGCCTTGAGGACGGAGGGTAAACCAAACGGCGGGAGGGCAGTCGCAGCACAGCTGTGCGACCGTCTTCCTTCAGCATGTCCTGTGCGCCTGCCCGAGTGCGGCTTCAGGATTCTTTCGGCTCACTGTGTTAGCATCCGGCAGTCGTCATGACTTTCCGTGAACCCCCTCCTTTGCACCTCTCGGACCAACTGACAACGACGCGGCAGCTCtgagacgcacacgccagcgcaccTGTTCTCTGCGCTGgttttccctctccttcctcgacGCGCTACAGTGCCGCGCGCAAGAGAGGagcggagagggaaggaggtaTGATGCATGGGTGCAGCCGCATCCCCCGAGCCTAAAGAACTACTCTTAGACTCAACGGCGCTGCCTTCGTAGGCGGCGTGCCACCGCAGAGCGATGGCGGCGTTCCGTCTCAGcaagcagctcctgcagcatcgcAAGCGTAAGGCGCGGCCCTGCTTGGATATGCTCCagccacgcgcgcagcaTGGCGTAGCCCTCCACGTCATCGCGACTGAGTGCTCCAACAAGCCACATCAGGAGATTCGAGGAAGGACACAAGAATGCGTCGTGCAGCCACATTTGCGCCAGCACAGGCTGCCGAAGTAGCGGCGCGAACAGCTTCCACGCGGGCCACTCGCGCACGCGAtccggcggagcagcgcgcgcagccgccagaCCCTCGAGGAGGGAAGCAAGGTGCGCAGGTACCGGAGTCAGCAACGGAGTCTCTGTGGTTGGTGTAAACTGCTCTGCTGTGTACAAGGCAGTGCACAAGGAACACTGGAGCGCAAGAAAGGCGGGCAGAGAGCGTACACGTGCCGCGCTGGCAGAGGACAGAACCATGGGCCACTCATCACTTGGGTGCTCGCCGCGGTGAGTAGATGCAAGGGAGCCGTCGGTCCGTTTGGTGCGGGTCGGAGTGGCGGCTAAGGATGAGCTCGAGCGAGCTGCGCAGGCGACGCCACCGTTGTCCTTACGGCTGTCCTCGCAACACACCAGAGGGCtgcaaagcagcagcgccttcacaGTTGCATCCACGTACAATGGgctctgctgcggtgccacgtgccgcagcagtggaCCAGCGGCAACGTAGGCGTGATGCAGTGCCAGAGAAGCGCAGGTGCCGTCCACCTCCAACCCGCCCCTCtcggtgtcgctgctgccctgaGAACGGAGCAACGCGGCCTCCGCCAGGCCGAGTAGCGTGGCTGCGCACACGGCCCAGAGTGAcgtgctctgctgcgccgctgatCGCGCGAGGATGCTAGACGTCCACAGGTGATGAAGCAGTACGGCAAGGCTCAGCTTTGcccggcgccgcaccgccggtACCGCCGCGgccccttcctctccgtcTCGCCCTACCCCTGCGCGgggcgcgccgccctcccgcGAGGTGCCCAGAAGCAGCGCCTTCACCTCTTTCAGGCAGGGATAGGCGTGCAACGCAGAgagcgatgacgacgaggaaACATCGTCCGCGGCTCCGCGGTGACGGCGGAGGCTTGACGCATCGGAGAGAATGGCCTCCTGCAGTGCTGGCCGCTGGGCTTCCGCTTCGGCATGTAGCGCTTGCAAGAGTCGGCTGCACTCCGCGGGAGTGGGGTATGCACGAGAGGCGtcaccaccggcggcagaagccgcagcagaggtgGGGCAAGAAGACGCCTGGCTTGACTCGGGGAACGATGACGCTGTCCCAGTTGCCGAGACGGTCATCACATAGGCGGCCTGCATcgccgcagtggcgccgcccaGGCCATCCGCGCGCGACGTTGCGTAACGGCTGCGGCCAAAACAGGCCTGGtactgcagcgccagcagcactggAACAGTGGAGAAGCGCGCGACGTCCTGGAGGAGCAATTTGAGGTAGGCAgtgtgctgcgccgtgctggagggaGGCGTGTGGGTCTGCAGAACTTCTAGCAGCGCCGGTGTGGGAGCGATACGCTGATGTGCGGCACCATAGCCGTCGACGTCACTGCGGCCGAGGCGAGCTTCGCCGCTACCAACACCCATGATGACCAGCAGGGCTGCCTCGCTTCCTTCTGTgacgcgacggcgagcaccGTGGGCTTTGCACtcgtgaagctgctgcgacgacgcggtAGCGGCGACGGAAGCTGAGGCAGGCGCTGCCATTGAGAATAGGGACTGAGTCAATCTCGCCTTGGACAGCATGTCGGCGATGTCCTCCCACAATGGAACTGGCAGCCCTCTGCGGTGCGTGAAATCCAGCAAGGCGCCCTGTTGGCAGTCCCGCACGATgccgcgcaccagcgcagcgccggcttCGCCCATTCGCAGCCCGACGCGCGCCATCTCCACCACAGCGCGGTCGCTGATCACGAAAGCGAGGCCGACGGGGCGCACCGAGCGGCGTGCCTGCGCCCCAGgtcgcgcgtcgccgtcgtctgaGCCTTCGGCGTCTAGGTCGCCCACCAAACGTAGAACTGGCACGCGCTTTTTCACAAGCACATGTCGCTGCGATCGTCGACTCCAAACTCGAGTGTGCACCGTTCGAACGCCTTTCTGAAGCAAAGGCCGCGGCTGCTTGTCGGCGTGGCGTAACATCCGGCTGGCGTGCACGATCGAGGCGGCCAGCTTCAGCGCCTTGTACGGATGCCCGCCTTCAagcagctgacgcagcaAGGATGCGGTGGCATCCGGGGAGACGGTGGCTGACCCGAACGGCAAGAGCCGATCAATCAGCGCGACcccgcgcagctcctccaggcgctgtcgctgctctgcTAGTCTTTCCTCAGGAGACTGAGATGAAGAGGCGTAGTACTTGCGCACTCGCGACGCGCCACCACTGAAAGAGTGGGAAAGGCCGCCTTGCCCCTCCTTGTGGTTGCGCTCGtaggcagcgcggcgctgctcgtaCTCGCGCATGAGAGCTTCGCGCACCTCGAGCTGCTCGCGACTGTGCTCTTGAAGTGCCGTCAAGAAGCCCATGGAGATGGCGATGCTGGACTGCAGGTTCTGGTGTCGGTACGCTGGCGCTTCCTGCTGCATCGTGCACCACCACGACATGGCTTGTCGCACCGCAGCCTTGTATggtgctgcagtgcagccCTTTGACGCGGCGAAGCCCACCGCGGGCGACGAGAGCAGTACGCGCCGCACGTCGCTGGGCTCTCGCAGCTGGAAGGCCGTGTCAGCGTGGTGGGTGGTGAGGAGCAGCAAGGCGTTAAGGAGAGAGTTGTGCAGTCCGAGCCGTACAGATGGCATGTGGTGCCGTGCGTACGTGTCGGCGTTGTACACGGCGGCGTGCTCCTT of Leishmania infantum JPCM5 genome chromosome 16 contains these proteins:
- a CDS encoding paraflagellar rod protein 2C — its product is MEKAEEELRQSQLDASDLAKVPVPVLKSLEDCMNVTVVQNALQGNEDQIAAQLASIEKACEIRDVAIADGEMAIAEEQYYIKAQLLEHLVELVADKFRIIGQTEDENKSFDRIADTQKRAFQETAALKDGKRRLKGRCEDDLRSLHDAIQKADLEDAEALKRYATQKEKSEQLIAENVERQEEAWRKIQELERALQRLGTERFEEVKRRIEENDREERRRVEYQQFLDVCGQHKKLLELSVYNCDLALRCSGMVEELVAESCSAIKTRHDKTGEELAELRLQVHQEYLEAFRRLYKTLGQLVYKKEKRLEEIDRQIRTTHIQLEFAIETFDPNAKKHSDMKKELYKLRAQVEEELEMLKDKMAQALEMFGPTEDALHQAGIEFVHPAEEVEDGNLNRRSKIVEYRAHLAKQEEVKIAAEREELKRTKVLQSQQYRGKTVRQITE